The following nucleotide sequence is from Pedobacter sp. PACM 27299.
TCTGCACGTGAAATGGGGATTAAAACAGTAGCCGTTTATTCGGAAGCCGATAGAACAGCACTTCATGTGCGCTATGCCGATGAGGCCATCTGCATTGGACCGGCAGCATCAAATCAAAGTTATCTGCTAGGTGAAAAAATTATTGAAGCTTGCCAGATAACAGGGGCAGATGCAATCCATCCTGGCTATGGTTTCTTATCTGAAAATGCCAATTTTGCCAGGTTAGTGCAGGCTTCGGGCCTGACTTTAATCGGTCCAACACCAGAAGCAATGGAAATCATGGGAAATAAGCTTTCTGCAAAAGCAGCGGCATTGAAATACCAGATCCCTATGGTTCCAGGAACAGAAGAAGCCATCACTGATATTGAGGAAGCAAAATCCAGAGCAGTAGCAGTAGGTTTTCCTATCCTGATCAAAGCAGCTGCCGGTGGTGGTGGAAAAGGAATGCGCGTAGTAGAACAGGTCAGCGATTTTGAAGAACAAATGCATTTAGCTGTCAGCGAAGCAACCTCCGCTTTTGGTGATGGTGCTGTGTTTATAGAGCGCTATGTGTCTTCACCCCGACATATTGAAATACAGGTTCTGGGGGATGCTCATGGTAATATTGTACACCTTTTTGAACGCGAATGTTCTGTACAGCGCAGGCATCAAAAGGTGATCGAAGAAGCGCCTTCCAGCGTGCTTACAGCAGAAATCAGAGCAAAAATGGGTAAATGTGCCGTAGATGTAGCCAGATCTGTAAATTATGTAGGTGCCGGTACTGTAGAGTTTATTCTGGATGAAAATCTCGATTTCTTCTTTTTAGAAATGAATACCAGGCTTCAGGTAGAACATCCGGTCACGGAATTGATCACCGGACTGGACCTGGTCAAAGAACAGATTAAAATAGCCCGCGGTGAAGCGCTTTCCTATGCGCAGGAAGACCTGAAAATTCATGGTCATGCGATAGAATTGAGGGTATATGCGGAAGATCCGGAGAATA
It contains:
- the accC gene encoding acetyl-CoA carboxylase biotin carboxylase subunit, producing MKKILIANRGEIALRIMRSAREMGIKTVAVYSEADRTALHVRYADEAICIGPAASNQSYLLGEKIIEACQITGADAIHPGYGFLSENANFARLVQASGLTLIGPTPEAMEIMGNKLSAKAAALKYQIPMVPGTEEAITDIEEAKSRAVAVGFPILIKAAAGGGGKGMRVVEQVSDFEEQMHLAVSEATSAFGDGAVFIERYVSSPRHIEIQVLGDAHGNIVHLFERECSVQRRHQKVIEEAPSSVLTAEIRAKMGKCAVDVARSVNYVGAGTVEFILDENLDFFFLEMNTRLQVEHPVTELITGLDLVKEQIKIARGEALSYAQEDLKIHGHAIELRVYAEDPENNFLPDIGVLEVYQTPKGNGVRVDDGFEQGMEIPIYYDPMIAKLITYGQNREEAMERMIRAIDEYHITGIKTTLGFGKFVMQHEAFRSGNFNTHFVSKYFSPDRIKLTDENEALMAAVIAAITYKKKPDVWIAEPQGQQISNWKRNRTKYN